From one Triticum urartu cultivar G1812 chromosome 3, Tu2.1, whole genome shotgun sequence genomic stretch:
- the LOC125548936 gene encoding cytochrome c, which yields MASFSEAPPGNPAAGEKIFKTKCAQCHTVDKGAGHKQGPNLNGLFGRKSGTTAGYSYSTANKSMAVVWEEKTLYDYLLNPKKYIPGTKMVFPGLKKPQERADLIAYLKSATA from the exons atGGCGTCGTTCTCGGAGGCGCCCCCCGGGAACCCCGCGGCCGGCGAGAAGATCTTCAAGACCAAGTGCGCCCAGTGCCACACCGTCGACAAGGGCGCCGGCCACAAGCAAG GGCCTAACCTGAATGGTCTGTTTGGGAGGAAGTCTGGCACAACTGCTGGATACTCTTACTCTACGGCCAACAAGAGCATGGCTGTGGTTTGGGAGGAGAAAACACTGTATGACTACCTGCTTAATCCGAAGAAG TACATCCCTGGAACTAAGATGGTGTTCCCTGGACTGAAGAAGCCCCAGGAGCGTGCTGACCTCATCGCATACCTGAAGAGTGCCACAGCTTGA
- the LOC125545573 gene encoding B3 domain-containing protein Os03g0212300-like: MVILRSHRDTETAEMAQGSPDLAGFQFYKLMAAGMSWEKLVLPDKFVSELNGLELRGVKLRVDGGGARAWDVEVVANEHGDMHLGRGWKEFVRANGIELGQLLVFCYDGAALLTVKVFDDSECGRHCCQREEEDDSAEEEESPPPALPGSGSSSSDGVVHGGGGGAAPSRFTVTLGQCHLGTKKKQYLNVPVEFSQSHGFTEKGRVVLRMRGQQWSVCLKHSNRRKGNARTRTALRYGWNQFRVDNGLRVGDICFFQLLQDAGGDDPVLSVEVRKADGTIVQ; the protein is encoded by the exons ATGGTGATCCTGCGCTCTCACAG GGACACGGAGACGGCGGAGATGGCGCAGGGCAGCCCGGACCTGGCTGGTTTCCAGTTCTACAAGCTCATGGCTGCCGGAATGTCCTGGGAGAAGCTG GTGCTGCCTGACAAGTTCGTGAGCGAGCTCAACGGCCTTGAGCTCCGGGGCGTGAAGCTGCGGGTCGACGGCGGAGGGGCGCGCGCGTGGGACGTGGAGGTCGTCGCCAACGAGCACGGCGACATGCACCTCGGCAGGGGCTGGAAGGAGTTCGTCCGCGCCAACGGCATAGAGCTGGGGCAGCTCCTCGTCTTCTGCTACGACGGCGCCGCCCTGCTCACCGTCAAGGTGTTCGACGACTCCGAGTGCGGGAGACACTGCTGCcagcgcgaggaggaagacgacagcgCCG AAGAGGAGGAGTCTCCGCCACCGGCGTTGCCAGGGAGTGGAAGCAGCAGCAGCGACGGCGTCGtccatggcggcggaggcggcgccgCGCCGAGTCGGTTCACCGTGACGCTGGGGCAGTGCCACCTGGGCACCAAGAAGAAGCAGTACCTG AACGTGCCTGTGGAGTTCAGCCAGTCGCACGGGTTCACGGAGAAGGGCAGGGTGGTGCTGCGGATGCGCGGGCAGCAGTGGAGCGTCTGCCTCAAGCACAGCAACCGGCGGAAGGGCAACGCCAGGACCCGCACGGCGCTGAGGTACGGGTGGAACCAGTTCCGCGTCGACAACGGCCTCCGCGTCGGCGACATCTGCTTCTTCCAGCTGCTGCAGGACGCCGGCGGCGACGACCCGGTGCTCAGCGTCGAGGTGCGCAAGGCGGACGGCACCATCGTCCAGTGA
- the LOC125545572 gene encoding heat stress transcription factor A-2b-like, producing the protein MDPMPSLVKVEEEDGHGTGDSPGATAAPRPLEGLRDAKPSLFLTKTYDMVDDRSTDNVVSWSAGNNSLVVWDLHRFSAVLLPRHFKHSNFSTFVRQLNTYGFRKVDPDRWEFANEGFLRGQRHLLKNIRRRRHPANTAPNQQSLGSYLEVGHFGNHTDTDQLKRDKQLLMAEVVKLRQEQQSMKTHLKGMEERLHGTERKQQQMTAFLARVFRNPELLKQLVSLNGVRKELHDAMSKKRRRSIDQGPEADDMGASGSLEQDSPVLSDPHESVELLGEVSVELLADGVPSELESSVALLADGIPPDLEGAAELLVDVIPSDINDSGVDTNGVKPQDFGLGTCEVQQNRAQGVLHDDFWEELMSRALSDEDDNPVNVDGMDVMSEKTDHLVPNSPTRAT; encoded by the exons ATGGACCCAATGCCGAGTCTGGTCaaggtggaggaggaggatggcCATGGGACAGGCGATTCGCCGGGGGCCACGGCGGCACCGAGGCCGCTGGAGGGGCTGCGCGATGCCAAGCCGTCGCTTTTCCTGACAAAGACGTACGACATGGTCGATGACCGGAGCACCGACAACGTCGTGTCGTGGAGCGCTGGCAACAACAGCCTCGTCGTCTGGGATCTGCACCGCTTCTCCGCAGTGCTGCTGCCGAGGCACTTCAAGCACAGCAACTTCTCCACCTTTGTCAGGCAGCTCAACACCTAT GGTTTCAGAAAGGTGGATCCTGATCGATGGGAGTTTGCCAATGAGGGTTTTCTACGGGGACAGAGGCACCTTCTGAAGAACATCAGACGTCGAAGACATCCCGCTAATACTGCTCCAAATCAGCAATCTCTTGGATCATACCTTGAGGTGGGACACTTTGGAAATCATACAGATACCGACCAGCTGAAAAGGGACAAGCAACTATTGATGGCAGAAGTGGTGAAGCTAAGGCAGGAACAGCAGAGCATGAAAACGCACCTGAAAGGCATGGAGGAGAGGCTACATGGAACCGAGCGGAAGCAGCAGCAAATGACAGCATTCCTGGCACGTGTCTTCCGGAACCCTGAATTATTGAAGCAACTGGTTTCCCTGAATGGGGTGAGGAAGGAGCTCCATGACGCTATGTCAAAGAAAAGGAGGCGTAGCATCGATCAGGGTCCTGAAGCTGATGACATGGGTGCCAGTGGCAGCCTGGAGCAAGACTCACCTGTTCTGTCTGATCCACATGAGTCAGTGGAGCTTCTTGGAGAGGTGTCGGTGGAACTCCTTGCTGACGGCGTCCCATCTGAGCTGGAAAGTTCGGTGGCACTCCTTGCTGATGGGATCCCACCTGACCTGGAAGGTGCGGCGGAACTCCTTGTTGATGTGATTCCATCTGATATCAACGACTCAGGCGTCGACACTAACGGTGTAAAGCCACAGGATTTTGGTCTCGGTACCTGTGAAGTGCAGCAGAACAGAGCCCAGGGGGTGTTGCATGATGATTTCTGGGAGGAGCTGATGAGCAGAGCACTCAGCGATGAGGATGACAACCCGGTTAACGTGGACGGCATGGATGTGATGTCCGAGAAGACGGATCATCTCGTCCCAAACAGCCCGACCCGCGCAACCTAG
- the LOC125547078 gene encoding uncharacterized protein LOC125547078, producing MLPMDAEQGGGGAEDRAGVGGEGEEEMAETGSKRPHGDGEGNGSGITQTEVHGPETSEVVNGEVPVDESMLCSSEVDGPKECSELPQEDDEPSPEQQSAEALTQEVTRKIEIPQSKVDVGDSSTLAARSFGTPQSGAEQVDIHVPNDKAELVIGEGGETIKALKTKSGADIQLIPEHLPEGDLFTERKIRLTGNWNQIEIARTMVLELISQFPISCSQMGGHEPGRTPQWGSNNGHNYPGGMHCQNPQYHLDGVYSEQTASRGGMDTGWNQMSGGGTGQAPYQGGCYEYHASYNTYSARGPPSVVQAPMYDSARGPTGAQAPINYRNWSPQVPVGYTSSYQHSAPGQLTYVQWYNGQCHGQQSMNFQQAYQSYPPQQDPYGKSAFGGAQQGYGIPMPGTNHQGSAPAQQPYALQSSTVPPQPGLCYGQPYGATAGATHGYVQSSSGHQQPASQVTSVYTQQVTQYPSTQPGYIDQAFANNANYHQQPAIHVASAYPQQGMQPGVYCQYPSTQPAYTDHVVANNANYQQPASHVALAYPQQGMLPAVYGQYPSTQPAYTNQAVANNANYQRPASHGGPGYPQQGTQPAVYGQYPSTRPAYTGQTVANNASYQQLASHAAAAYPQQGLHPGVYGQRPLYTGQAVANNLMNAARSVDPAGVH from the exons ATGCTGCCGATGGACGCGGAGCAGGGTGGTGGCGGCGCCGAGGATCGGGCGGGGGTGGGaggagaaggggaggaggagaTGGCGGAGACAGGGTCCAAGCGGCCGCACGGGGACGGCGAGGGCAACGGGTCAG GTATTACTCAAACTGAAGTGCATGGACCTGAAACATCAGAAGTGGTGAATGGGGAGGTTCCTGTCGATGAAAGCATGCTGTGCAGCTCTGAGGTAGATGGTCCAAAAGAATGTTCAGAACTTCCTCAAGAAGATGATGAGCCCTCACCAGAACAGCAGAGTGCCGAGGCGCTTACCCAAGAAGTGACGCGAAAAATTGAAATTCCTCAAAGCAAG GTTGATGTAGGTGATTCATCTACACTCGCTGCTAGAAGTTTTGGGACTCCACAATCTGGTGCTGAGCAAGTGGACATCCATGTCCCAAATGACAAG GCTGAGTTGGTCATTGGGGAGGGAGGTGAGACCATTAAGGCTCTAAAAACTAAGTCCGGGGCTGACATTCAG TTAATCCCAGAACATCTCCCTGAAGGCGATCTTTTCACAGAAAGAAAAATACGACTTACTGGGAATTGGAATCAAATAGAGATTGCAAGAACAATGGTCCTAGAACTCATCAGTCAG TTTCCAATATCCTGTTCACAGATGGGTGGCCATGAGCCTGGTAGAACGCCTCAATGGGGTTCTAACAATGGTCATAACTACCCGGGAGGTATGCATTGTCAGAACCCACAGTACCATCTTGATGGTGTATATTCTGAGCAGACTGCATCAAGAGGTGGCATGGATACTGGCTGGAACCAAATGTCAGGCGGCGGTACAGGTCAGGCACCTTATCAGGGTGGTTGTTACGAATATCATGCCTCTTACAACACATACTCAGCTAGAGGTCCTCCCAGTGTCGTTCAAGCTCCAATGTACGACTCGGCTAGAGGTCCTACTGGTGCTCAAGCTCCAATAAACTACCGCAACTGGAGCCCGCAAGTACCCGTTGGTTATACTAGCAGTTACCAACACTCTGCCCCGGGCCAACTTACATATGTGCAATGGTATAATGGGCAGTGCCACGGGCAGCAGTCAATGAATTTTCAGCAAGCATACCAGTCTTACCCTCCACAGCAAGATCCCTATGGAAAGTCTGCTTTTGGTGGAGCTCAGCAAGGCTATGGTATTCCTATGCCAGGCACAAACCACCAAGGATCAGCTCCAGCCCAGCAGCCATATGCATTACAGAGCTCAACCGTGCCACCTCAACCAGGACTTTGTTATGGTCAGCCCTATGGTGCAACTGCTGGTGCTACTCATGGGTACGTGCAGTCTTCAAGTGGTCATCAGCAGCCAGCGAGCCAGGTCACTTCGGTCTACACCCAGCAAGTGACGCAGTATCCATCGACTCAGCCAGGTTACATTGATCAGGCGTTTGCTAACAATGCGAACTATCATCAACAGCCAGCCATTCATGTTGCATCGGCTTACCCGCAGCAAGGAATGCAGCCCGGTGTCTATTGCCAGTATCCATCTACTCAGCCTGCGTATACTGATCATGTGGTTGCTAACAATGCAAACTATCAACAGCCAGCGAGTCATGTCGCTTTGGCCTACCCACAGCAAGGAATGCTGCCTGCCGTCTATGGGCAGTATCCATCGACTCAGCCAGCGTATACCAATCAGGCAGTTGCTAACAATGCAAACTATCAGCGGCCAGCGAGCCATGGCGGTCCAGGCTACCCGCAGCAAGGAACGCAGCCTGCTGTATATGGGCAGTATCCATCGACCCGGCCAGCGTACACAGGTCAGACGGTTGCTAACAATGCAAGCTATCAGCAACTTGCAAGCCATGCCGCTGCGGCCTACCCACAGCAAGGGTTGCATCCCGGAGTTTATGGGCAGCGTCCATTGTACACTGGTCAGGCGGTCGCTAACAATCTGATGAATGCAGCCCGGTCCGTCGACCCAGCGGGTGTACACTAA